The DNA window ttatatgcaaGAAATTAAAGGACCACGTGACCCTACAATGACCAAATTGTCTCATTTTCCACTGCCCCATATGTCCCATGTAACATGGGAGGAAATTATGGCACCTTTAATTCCCCTCCCTATATAACTTCTCTTAAACCCCCTCTCCAttcacaccaaaaaaaaaaaaaaaaacttaggaAAATGTACCAAtaaatctcataaaaaaaacaaagcCAAAAAGGTATTACTTATcaaaaactcaagaaaattaAGTGATGGAAATAGAATTGGCAAAGTGTGATTGTTGTGGATTGAAAGAAGAGTGTACAATAGAGTACATAAGTGAAGTGAAGGAGAATTTTGAAGGCAAATGGCTATGTGGATTATGTTCAGAAGCTGTTAGAGATGAATTTAATAGAGGAAAAAAGAAGCaatattttattgaaatggAAGAAGCTTTAAAAGCTCACATGTCATTTTGCAGAAAATATAAGTCTAATAATCCTGCTGTTCATGTAGCTGATGGTATGAGGCAAATGTTAAGAAGAAGGTCAGGTGATTTGTCAACAAATTCTTCTTCTAAGAAGTATACAATTAGATCAATAAGTACATAACACGTAGGAGATGTATCTTCTTTATCAAACGTATCAGATTTGaacattaataatataaaaaaaaaattactaatatatatacacacacttttctttttaatagaTTTTTATATGATATGAATTTGAATCAGTCAGACTTGTGAGTTTCACATATGGTGTAATTAGTTTGAAG is part of the Solanum stenotomum isolate F172 chromosome 8, ASM1918654v1, whole genome shotgun sequence genome and encodes:
- the LOC125874467 gene encoding uncharacterized protein LOC125874467, with the protein product MEIELAKCDCCGLKEECTIEYISEVKENFEGKWLCGLCSEAVRDEFNRGKKKQYFIEMEEALKAHMSFCRKYKSNNPAVHVADGMRQMLRRRSGDLSTNSSSKKYTIRSIST